A stretch of the Bacillaceae bacterium S4-13-56 genome encodes the following:
- a CDS encoding Crp/Fnr family transcriptional regulator yields MIPLLERLDSYDRDMLLGNSKPLTVTKGDFIFREGEFADKLFFIKKGQIRVFKQMKKNKEITVFIRQDLDSFGEIGIFSGNLYSNSAEAVTNCKLYYIEREHMETIMSQNGRLSLQVTKWLAESLEGSKAKLRDYLILGSEGAVASVFVRLSNMYGVITAEGIYISEPIMVQDIGKLVGISRETVSRIISKWKEQGVLDADQKYFIIKKIDYFEKMLICEKCGVQNCVL; encoded by the coding sequence ATGATTCCTTTGTTAGAACGCTTAGATTCATATGATAGAGACATGCTGTTAGGAAATTCCAAACCACTGACTGTTACAAAAGGAGATTTTATTTTTCGCGAGGGTGAATTTGCAGACAAGTTGTTTTTCATTAAAAAGGGTCAAATTCGAGTTTTTAAACAAATGAAGAAAAACAAGGAAATCACAGTGTTTATAAGGCAAGATCTAGACTCCTTTGGTGAGATAGGTATTTTTAGTGGGAATCTTTACTCTAACTCAGCTGAAGCTGTAACAAACTGTAAACTTTACTATATTGAAAGAGAACATATGGAGACTATTATGTCTCAAAATGGCAGATTAAGCCTTCAAGTTACCAAGTGGCTAGCCGAATCTTTAGAAGGAAGTAAAGCAAAGCTTAGAGATTATTTGATCTTGGGTTCTGAGGGTGCAGTTGCCTCTGTTTTTGTCCGTTTAAGTAATATGTACGGTGTTATAACTGCTGAGGGAATTTATATTTCCGAACCAATCATGGTTCAGGATATTGGGAAACTGGTTGGAATCTCTCGTGAGACAGTTAGCCGTATTATTAGTAAATGGAAAGAACAAGGGGTCCTAGATGCAGATCAGAAATATTTTATTATAAAGAAAATCGATTACTTCGAAAAAATGCTAATATGTGAAAAATGTGGTGTTCAAAACTGCGTATTATAA
- a CDS encoding YIEGIA family protein: MDEQMLPTEDLIIIIIAVILGTLARIFTIKEDYRQYPSFPNGYLIHVITGFVAAALGSVAIPALLTKNFIAVTFLTLALQQFRDVRKSERESLADLEETEYTYRGKAYIDGIAKTFESRNYLAFVTSFVTSITIYSLPFVLWINIIIGVGVGLICFISLKRFSKGKSIGDIADVEVGKIKVENSNLYVDDIWISNLLGTENAEKMYREEGLAVVITPHEDHFRINLDNYGQRQAALFEACRALGVKRYHFTRKEYETGRIIITLIPIKKDSDALIEAVKKCPLLESTKKSHAVMNTNMKG; encoded by the coding sequence ATGGATGAACAGATGTTACCAACCGAAGACTTGATTATCATTATTATCGCCGTAATTCTTGGAACATTGGCAAGAATTTTCACCATAAAAGAGGATTATAGACAATACCCAAGTTTTCCTAACGGGTACCTTATTCATGTCATTACAGGGTTTGTTGCTGCGGCATTAGGATCAGTAGCCATTCCGGCATTACTGACGAAGAACTTTATAGCCGTTACTTTTTTGACATTGGCACTTCAACAATTCCGAGATGTTAGAAAATCAGAACGTGAGAGCCTTGCCGACTTAGAGGAAACCGAATATACGTATCGGGGCAAAGCCTATATTGACGGAATTGCCAAGACCTTTGAATCAAGAAATTATCTTGCCTTTGTAACATCTTTTGTAACCTCCATTACTATTTATAGTTTACCTTTTGTCCTCTGGATTAATATTATCATTGGAGTAGGAGTCGGACTAATCTGCTTCATTTCCCTTAAGCGTTTTTCTAAAGGGAAAAGCATTGGAGATATTGCCGATGTTGAGGTTGGAAAGATAAAGGTAGAAAACTCTAATCTCTATGTGGATGATATTTGGATTAGTAATCTTCTCGGTACAGAAAATGCGGAGAAAATGTATAGGGAAGAAGGATTGGCAGTTGTTATCACACCACATGAAGATCATTTCCGAATAAATCTAGATAACTATGGCCAGCGCCAAGCAGCTCTTTTTGAAGCCTGTCGAGCATTAGGCGTAAAAAGATATCATTTTACAAGGAAGGAATATGAAACAGGCAGAATAATTATTACTCTTATTCCAATAAAAAAGGATTCTGATGCACTTATTGAGGCAGTGAAAAAATGCCCGTTATTGGAATCCACAAAAAAATCTCATGCGGTAATGAATACAAACATGAAAGGATGA